The region GAAGTTTGAAAAATTCCACGTTGTAGTGGGGCTTGATGACGAAAGTGCCTGCGGCGATGGTGCAAATTTTGTAATCGTTGGCGATGGTAATGTTCTCGTTCGCACAAAGCGCCTGTATTCTTCCCAGAAGCAATCCCTTGATGTCGATGTTACAGATGTGAAGTCCTTGGAACTTCGCGTTGAAAAAGGCGACAATATGGATTGCGACCACGGCGACTGGGCAAATGCCTGGCTGGAGGCCGCTAAGTGAAAGTCCTGGTAGCTCCGCTTGACTGGGGCTTAGGGCATGCAACTCGTTGCATTCCCGTTATCAGGGAATTCCTGAGGCAGGGGGCGGAAGTGGAATTGGCTGTTGTTAAAAGCAACGCTAAACTGCTTCGTGGCATTTTCCCAGAACTCCGTCAAAGGTTGGCTCCTTCCTACAATATTGTCTATCCCAAGCACGGTTACAATATGGGGTTGTGGCTTGCCAAGAACGGCGCCCACCTGAATTCGGTTATAAGGTTTGAGCATCGCTATGTAGAGGAAATGGTTGAACGTCATCATTACGACGTTGTCCTTTCCGACAACCGCTTTGGATTTTATTCTCGCAAGGCTAAGTCTATCTACATGACTCACCAGAGGCGAATAGCCTTCCCGCCGGCTTTAAGTGCCCTTGAATCGGTGGGAATGATGTGGCATGCCTCCGTTATGCGACATTTTGATGAAGTCTGGGTTCCCGATATTCCCGAGGAACCGGGATATGCGGGGAACATGTCCCACGTAAGATACTGCCCTAGGTCGGTGCGTTACGTAGGAGCCTTGTCCCGATTTGAAAATGCACCTTCCGAGAACGAAGGCGGAACGTTGCTGGAAAGTATCCCTCTGGAAAATCCGCAGTACAAGTTCGTGGCGGTGGTGTCCGGAGTGGAACCTGCCCGTTCCCGCTTTGAAAAAAAGCTGGCGGAGGCCTTCGCAGGTATTCCCGGCAGGCACCTCATTATCCAGGGCCGTCCCGCAGCCGGTATCAAGACGTGGACCGAGGGCAACGTGGACTTCTGCACACACCTGCAGGATGCCGCCTTCTCCGCCGCGGTTCGCGGTGCAGAACATGTGGTTTCCCGCGGCGGCTACAGCACCGTGATGGATATGGCCGTCCTTGGCGCCTCCTGCATTTTCGTTCCCACGCCGGGGCAGTACGAGCAGGTAATTCTCGGACGCAACCTGGCACGGGCAGGATTCGCCTACAACATCGACGAAAAGGATCTTTCCGCCGGAAGCCTCCTTCGTTGTTCTGGATCCATGAAACTGCCGCAGGTTGCAAAAAACGACCTGCTTCATAAGGCTGTTTCAGAAGTTTTAAAAATCAAGTAGAAAGGTTAAGTATGCCTCAGTTTATTCTCGCATTTCCCATGAACTGCACCGTAGCAGATCCCATCGTGATAAACGAAAACGTCTCCATTGCCGCAGACGCAAAGACCGCCATTATTCCTGGCTGTACAGTTTCTTTCAACGTTATCCGTAAGGAACATGTGGACGGCCTGGTGGACATCTTCAAGGAGCATCAGGATATTTCCGCAGAAGCTGCTTCCGCAATTGATGCCCACAAGTCTCTGCTGTTCCTCCTTGGCGAAGCAAAGTCCGTAGAAGACGTGGCTCAGGTCAATATGGCCATTCTCAAGTTGTTCGGACTTGGAGCAACCGGTGTCTACATGCAACAATCCGGCGCCGCCTGGAGCGAACAGGGTTTCCGCGAGGAAGTAGGTGATGGTGAA is a window of Fibrobacter sp. DNA encoding:
- a CDS encoding glycosyl transferase family 28 gives rise to the protein MKVLVAPLDWGLGHATRCIPVIREFLRQGAEVELAVVKSNAKLLRGIFPELRQRLAPSYNIVYPKHGYNMGLWLAKNGAHLNSVIRFEHRYVEEMVERHHYDVVLSDNRFGFYSRKAKSIYMTHQRRIAFPPALSALESVGMMWHASVMRHFDEVWVPDIPEEPGYAGNMSHVRYCPRSVRYVGALSRFENAPSENEGGTLLESIPLENPQYKFVAVVSGVEPARSRFEKKLAEAFAGIPGRHLIIQGRPAAGIKTWTEGNVDFCTHLQDAAFSAAVRGAEHVVSRGGYSTVMDMAVLGASCIFVPTPGQYEQVILGRNLARAGFAYNIDEKDLSAGSLLRCSGSMKLPQVAKNDLLHKAVSEVLKIK